A section of the Candidatus Deferrimicrobium sp. genome encodes:
- a CDS encoding 4-oxalocrotonate tautomerase family protein — translation MPFVNVKITRDGVTPEKKAEVIRGMTKVLVDVLGKNPQTTMVLIEEVETDNWGIAGETVTARRKSGR, via the coding sequence ATGCCTTTCGTGAACGTCAAGATCACGCGGGACGGCGTGACGCCGGAAAAGAAAGCCGAAGTGATCCGCGGGATGACGAAGGTGCTGGTGGACGTGCTCGGGAAAAACCCGCAGACCACGATGGTGCTGATCGAAGAGGTGGAGACCGACAACTGGGGGATCGCCGGGGAGACCGTCACGGCCCGGCGCAAGTCCGGCCGCTGA
- a CDS encoding DMT family transporter: MVTTFFWGGTFVAGKWAVGEAPPFFVAFLRFAIASAALWTLVAWRYGGSGKRFPMPEGGPQWTGLFSLGLTGVFLYNFVFLTGLSWTSATNGSLIVAFNPLLTAVLSALWLKERIRPVQAGGFLLALIGVGVVVTRGSIAVIRSLSFNPGDLLMLGAPVAWALYTILGKKVLACFSPLVATAYASLFGTLLLLPAAALEGSLLSGVHRLSVYGWISVLQLALLGTVVGFVWWYEGVEALGASRAAVFVNLVPLFGVLLSVLILSESLEVSQLAGGILVVLGVAIGTRGGRENRDGDSG; this comes from the coding sequence GTGGTAACAACGTTTTTCTGGGGGGGGACGTTCGTCGCGGGGAAGTGGGCGGTCGGCGAGGCGCCACCCTTCTTCGTCGCATTTCTGAGGTTCGCCATCGCGTCGGCCGCCCTCTGGACGCTCGTCGCCTGGCGTTACGGGGGGAGCGGGAAACGGTTCCCCATGCCGGAAGGCGGACCTCAGTGGACGGGGCTGTTCTCCCTCGGCCTCACCGGCGTGTTCCTCTACAATTTCGTTTTCCTTACGGGGCTTTCGTGGACCAGCGCCACGAACGGCTCGCTCATCGTGGCGTTCAATCCCCTGCTCACCGCCGTCCTGTCGGCCCTGTGGCTCAAGGAGCGTATCCGTCCCGTCCAGGCGGGAGGATTCCTCCTGGCGCTCATCGGCGTCGGCGTCGTCGTCACACGCGGATCGATCGCGGTGATCCGCAGCCTCTCCTTCAATCCCGGGGACCTGCTGATGCTGGGAGCGCCGGTGGCGTGGGCCCTTTACACCATTCTCGGGAAAAAGGTGCTTGCCTGCTTCTCCCCGCTCGTGGCCACGGCGTACGCGTCCCTCTTCGGCACCCTCCTGCTCCTGCCGGCAGCCGCGCTGGAGGGCTCGCTGCTCTCGGGCGTTCACCGCCTCTCCGTCTACGGCTGGATCTCGGTGCTCCAGCTCGCCCTGCTCGGGACGGTCGTCGGGTTCGTGTGGTGGTACGAGGGGGTTGAGGCGCTGGGCGCCTCCCGCGCCGCGGTCTTCGTCAATCTCGTCCCGCTGTTCGGGGTCCTCCTCTCCGTCCTGATCCTTTCCGAATCGCTGGAGGTTTCCCAACTGGCGGGAGGGATCCTCGTCGTCCTCGGAGTGGCCATCGGTACCCGGGGCGGCCGGGAGAATCGGGACGGGGACTCCGGCTGA
- a CDS encoding fused DSP-PTPase phosphatase/NAD kinase-like protein — MLKSIAIVLTATGKESFAGRTVRVAALLLLVGLLAPPGVSPGLAAAPGNASSRAATGDNSAVPPGNSRFFEHLVSLPGLPSIGRVEPGIFRGAQPEPEGYATLKAIGIRTVVNFRQRHGERKAVEAAGMRYIEIPMSFFTKADPAVVRKALSVMTDPANQPVFLHCSRGVDRVGVVVAVYRMEVDGWSKEEAEAEMDALGFHRIWYRLKKTVKEWRTGG; from the coding sequence ATGTTGAAATCGATCGCTATCGTATTGACCGCGACGGGAAAGGAGTCCTTCGCGGGACGGACCGTGCGGGTTGCCGCCCTCCTTCTCCTGGTCGGGCTGCTTGCACCTCCGGGAGTGTCGCCCGGCCTCGCCGCCGCTCCCGGCAATGCCTCTTCACGCGCCGCAACAGGGGACAATTCCGCCGTTCCCCCCGGGAATAGCCGCTTTTTCGAGCATCTCGTCAGCCTCCCGGGACTCCCCAGCATCGGTCGCGTGGAACCCGGAATCTTTCGGGGCGCCCAGCCGGAACCCGAGGGATACGCCACTCTCAAGGCGATCGGCATAAGGACGGTGGTCAACTTTCGCCAGCGTCACGGGGAGAGGAAAGCGGTCGAGGCGGCCGGGATGCGATATATCGAGATCCCCATGAGTTTTTTTACGAAAGCCGACCCGGCGGTGGTGAGGAAGGCGCTGTCGGTGATGACCGACCCGGCGAACCAGCCCGTATTCCTCCACTGCTCCCGCGGGGTGGACCGCGTGGGAGTGGTGGTGGCGGTTTACCGGATGGAGGTCGACGGGTGGAGCAAAGAGGAGGCGGAGGCGGAGATGGATGCCCTCGGTTTCCACAGGATCTGGTACCGGCTCAAAAAGACCGTCAAGGAATGGAGGACCGGCGGATGA
- a CDS encoding MGDG synthase family glycosyltransferase translates to MTGDGSKAGGVLVLSAAAGAGHVRSAEALVSAFAAKGIPAKHVEVLEHASYLFKKVYSDLYIELVNHQPAILGLVYDAMDHPWKYRKRRLALDWLNTRPLVRLLLASPPRLAVCTHFLPAEILLYLRRKKILDVPVGVVITDFDLHSMWLYRGVDWYFVAGEETKVHMIALGIPPETIHVTGIPIDPVFSSPGEKGRLRRELGLQPDLTTVLVSAGGFGMGPVESLAKALQEVRHPIQVAVVCGKNPELKRRIEEHPAPSHPVRAVGFTTEMERWMAASDLLVGKAGGLTSSEALASGLVMVVVNPIPGQEERNSDHLLEEGVAIRCNNLPALGYKIDTLLSDKERFDRMRQAVRRLARPNAAADVVSLVSGE, encoded by the coding sequence ATGACGGGAGACGGGTCGAAGGCGGGCGGGGTGCTCGTCCTCTCGGCGGCGGCCGGCGCGGGACACGTCCGGTCGGCGGAGGCGCTGGTATCCGCCTTCGCGGCGAAAGGGATCCCCGCGAAACATGTGGAGGTCCTGGAGCACGCCTCCTACCTCTTCAAAAAGGTCTATTCGGACCTGTACATCGAACTGGTCAACCATCAGCCGGCGATCCTGGGGCTGGTGTACGACGCCATGGACCACCCGTGGAAGTACAGGAAACGCCGCCTCGCCCTCGACTGGCTCAATACCCGGCCCCTCGTCAGGCTCCTCCTTGCTTCGCCTCCGCGGCTGGCCGTCTGCACCCATTTCCTCCCCGCGGAGATCCTCCTCTACCTGCGCCGGAAGAAGATCCTGGACGTCCCGGTCGGCGTGGTGATCACGGACTTCGACCTCCACTCCATGTGGCTGTACCGGGGCGTGGACTGGTATTTCGTCGCGGGCGAGGAGACGAAGGTCCACATGATCGCGCTCGGAATCCCTCCGGAGACGATCCACGTGACGGGAATCCCCATCGACCCGGTTTTCTCCTCGCCCGGGGAGAAGGGGCGGCTCCGCCGGGAGCTTGGCCTCCAGCCGGACCTCACAACGGTCCTCGTCTCCGCGGGGGGGTTCGGAATGGGGCCCGTGGAGTCCCTCGCGAAGGCCCTGCAGGAGGTCCGCCACCCCATCCAGGTGGCGGTGGTGTGCGGAAAGAACCCGGAACTGAAGCGCCGCATAGAGGAGCACCCCGCCCCCTCGCACCCGGTACGGGCCGTGGGGTTCACGACGGAGATGGAGCGCTGGATGGCGGCCTCGGATCTCCTCGTGGGGAAGGCGGGGGGGCTCACCAGCTCCGAGGCGCTGGCCTCCGGGCTGGTGATGGTCGTCGTCAATCCGATCCCGGGCCAGGAGGAGCGCAACAGCGACCACCTTCTGGAGGAGGGGGTCGCCATCCGTTGCAACAACCTCCCGGCCCTGGGCTACAAGATCGACACCCTCCTGTCGGACAAGGAGAGGTTCGACCGGATGCGGCAGGCCGTCCGCCGGCTGGCCCGCCCGAACGCGGCGGCCGACGTCGTGTCCCTGGTCTCCGGCGAGTGA